In Puntigrus tetrazona isolate hp1 chromosome 22, ASM1883169v1, whole genome shotgun sequence, one genomic interval encodes:
- the LOC122328177 gene encoding gastrula zinc finger protein XlCGF7.1-like — translation MEENCQLSTSIIGAPTWLKEERHPVAERGAKEGILLPTCGKGFTRKENFKTHARVHAAERAFTCRHCGQTFSRKDSLDAHMRIHGERKPFACRRCGKSFTWKSHFDAHARIHTGEKPYVCQLCGKSCTRKNQLNIHMKIHSGEKPFRCARCGKSFRYKSNLTTHVGVHTGEKPFTCAQCGKSFAYNISLSNHVKTHSRETLQCHLCERSFTDAGRLKNHVMAHAGGEAFVCHHCGKSFSRKDVLGIHMRVHTGEKPFTCPQWREGKLYVGLPTAIKLQKKEKTGRSGASKSHSFVFLG, via the exons ATGGAGGAGAACTGCCAGCTCAGCACCTCCATTATCGGTGCCCCCACGTGGCTGAAGGAGGAGAG ACATCCTGTCGCTGAAAGAGGAGCCAAAGAAGGCATTctcctgccaaca TGCGGGAAGGGTTTCACGCGCAAAGAAAACTTCAAGACTCACGCAAGAGTCCACGCCGCGGAGAGAGCGTTCACCTGCCGACACTGTGGGCAAACGTTCAGCCGAAAAGACAGCCTTGATGCGCACATGAGAATTCACGGCGAAAGGAAGCCATTCGCGTGTCGTCGCTGTGGAAAAAGTTTCACCTGGAAAAGCCACTTTGACGCGCACGCgagaattcacaccggagagaaaccgtatgTCTGCCAGTTGTGCGGGAAGTCTTGTACGCGTAAGAACCAGCTCAATATCCACATGAAGATCCACAgcggagagaagccgttcagGTGCGCCCgctgcgggaagagcttcaggTATAAATCCAATCTGACAACTCATGTGGgggttcacaccggagagaaaccgttcaCGTGCgctcagtgcgggaagagcttcgcTTACAACATAAGCCTTAGCAACCACGTGAAGACCCACTCCAGAGAAACACTCCAATGCCACCTATGCGAGCGGAGCTTCACGGACGCCGGTCGCCTGAAGAATCACGTGATGGCTCACGCCGGCGGAGAGGCCTTCGTGTGCCACCACTGCGGGAAGAGCTTTTCTAGGAAAGATGTCCTCGGCATCCACATGAgggttcacaccggagagaagccgttcacCTGCCCGCA GTGGCGGGAAGGCAAGCTCTACGTTGGTCTGCCGACCGCCATTAAACTCCAGAAGAAGGAGAAAACAGGACGTAGTGGTGCCAGCAAATCACACAGCTTTGTGTTTTTGGggtaa